A region of Macaca thibetana thibetana isolate TM-01 chromosome 20, ASM2454274v1, whole genome shotgun sequence DNA encodes the following proteins:
- the VPS4A gene encoding vacuolar protein sorting-associated protein 4A isoform X2 yields the protein MTTSTLQKAIDLVTKATEEDKAKNYEEALRLYQHAVEYFLHAIKYEAHSDKAKESIRAKCVQYLDRAEKLKDYLRSKEKRGKKPVKENQSEGKGSDSDSEGDNPEKKKLQEQLMGAVVMEKPNIRWNDVAGLEGAKEALKEAVILPIKFPHLFTGKRTPWRGILLFGPPGTGKSYLAKAVATEANNSTFFSVSSSDLMSKWLGESEKLVKNLFELARQHKPSIIFIDEVDSLCGSRNENESEAARRIKTEFLVQMQGVGNNNDGTLVLGATNIPWVLDSAIRRRFEKRIYIPLPEEAARAQMFRLHLGSTPHNLTDANIHELARKTEGYSGADISIIVRDSLMQPVRKVQSATHFKKVCGPSRTNPSVMIDDLLTPCSPGDPGAMEMTWMDVPGDKLLEPVVCMSDMLRSLATTRPTVNADDLLKVKKFSEDFGQES from the exons ATGACAACGTCAACCCTCCAG AAAGCCATTGATCTGGTGACGAAAGCCACAGAAGAGGACAAAGCCAAGAACTACGAGGAGGCGCTGCGGCTGTACCAGCATGCGGTGGAGTACTTCCTCCACGCCATCAAGT ATGAGGCCCACAGCGACAAGGCCAAGGAGAGCATTCGAGCCAAGTGCGTGCAGTACCTAGACCGGGCTGAGAAGCTGAAGGATTATTTACGAAGCAAAGAGAAACGCGGCAAGAAACCAGTCAAAGAGAACCAGAGTGAGGGCAAGGG CAGTGACAGTGACAGTGAAGGGGATAATCCGGAGAAGAAGAAACTGCAGGAACAGCTGATGG GTGCCGTTGTGATGGAGAAGCCCAACATACGGTGGAACGACGTGGCCGGGCTGGAGGGGGCCAAGGAGGCCCTCAAAGAAGCTGTCATTTTGCCAATCAAATTCCCACACTTGTTCACAG GCAAGCGCACCCCCTGGCGGGGGATTCTGCTGTTCGGACCCCCTGGCACGGGGAAATCCTACTTGGCCAAAGCCGTGGCAACAGAGGCCAACAACTCCACCTTCTTCTCTGTGTCCTCCTCAGACCTGATGTCCAAGTGGCTGGGGGAGAGTGAAAA GCTGGTCAAGAACCTGTTTGAGCTGGCCAGGCAGCACAAGCCCTCCATCATCTTCATCGACGAGGTGGATTCCCTCTGTGGATCCCGAAATGAAAATGAGAGCGAGGCCGCCCGGAGGATCAAAACGGAGTTCTTGGTCCAGATGCAGG GGGTGGGGAATAACAATGATGGGACTCTGGTTCTTGGAGCCACGAACATACCATGGGTGTTGGATTCGGCCATCAGGAGGAG GTTTGAAAAGCGAATTTACATCCCCTTGCCGGAGGAAGCTGCCCGTGCCCAGATGTTCCGGTTGCATCTGGGGAGCACTCCCCACAACCTCACGGATGCAAACATCCACGAGCTGGCCAGGAAGACCGAAGGCTACTCGGGTGCGGACATCAGCATCATCGTGCGGGACTCCCTCATGCAGCCCGTGAGAAAGGTGCAGTCGGCCACACACTTCAAAAAG GTCTGTGGCCCCTCCCGCACCAACCCCAGCGTGATGATCGATGACCTCCTAACCCCATGCTCACCAGGGGACCCAGGAGCCATGGAGATGACTTGGATGGATGTCCCTGGGGACAAACTCTTAGAGCCTGTGGTTTGCATG TCGGACATGCTGCGGTCTCTGGCCACCACCCGGCCCACGGTGAATGCAGACGACCTCCTGAAAGTGAAGAAATTCTCAGAGGACTTTGGGCAGGAGAGTTAA
- the VPS4A gene encoding vacuolar protein sorting-associated protein 4A isoform X1, whose translation MTTSTLQKAIDLVTKATEEDKAKNYEEALRLYQHAVEYFLHAIKYEAHSDKAKESIRAKCVQYLDRAEKLKDYLRSKEKRGKKPVKENQSEGKGDSDSEGDNPEKKKLQEQLMGAVVMEKPNIRWNDVAGLEGAKEALKEAVILPIKFPHLFTGKRTPWRGILLFGPPGTGKSYLAKAVATEANNSTFFSVSSSDLMSKWLGESEKLVKNLFELARQHKPSIIFIDEVDSLCGSRNENESEAARRIKTEFLVQMQGVGNNNDGTLVLGATNIPWVLDSAIRRRFEKRIYIPLPEEAARAQMFRLHLGSTPHNLTDANIHELARKTEGYSGADISIIVRDSLMQPVRKVQSATHFKKVCGPSRTNPSVMIDDLLTPCSPGDPGAMEMTWMDVPGDKLLEPVVCMSDMLRSLATTRPTVNADDLLKVKKFSEDFGQES comes from the exons ATGACAACGTCAACCCTCCAG AAAGCCATTGATCTGGTGACGAAAGCCACAGAAGAGGACAAAGCCAAGAACTACGAGGAGGCGCTGCGGCTGTACCAGCATGCGGTGGAGTACTTCCTCCACGCCATCAAGT ATGAGGCCCACAGCGACAAGGCCAAGGAGAGCATTCGAGCCAAGTGCGTGCAGTACCTAGACCGGGCTGAGAAGCTGAAGGATTATTTACGAAGCAAAGAGAAACGCGGCAAGAAACCAGTCAAAGAGAACCAGAGTGAGGGCAAGGG TGACAGTGACAGTGAAGGGGATAATCCGGAGAAGAAGAAACTGCAGGAACAGCTGATGG GTGCCGTTGTGATGGAGAAGCCCAACATACGGTGGAACGACGTGGCCGGGCTGGAGGGGGCCAAGGAGGCCCTCAAAGAAGCTGTCATTTTGCCAATCAAATTCCCACACTTGTTCACAG GCAAGCGCACCCCCTGGCGGGGGATTCTGCTGTTCGGACCCCCTGGCACGGGGAAATCCTACTTGGCCAAAGCCGTGGCAACAGAGGCCAACAACTCCACCTTCTTCTCTGTGTCCTCCTCAGACCTGATGTCCAAGTGGCTGGGGGAGAGTGAAAA GCTGGTCAAGAACCTGTTTGAGCTGGCCAGGCAGCACAAGCCCTCCATCATCTTCATCGACGAGGTGGATTCCCTCTGTGGATCCCGAAATGAAAATGAGAGCGAGGCCGCCCGGAGGATCAAAACGGAGTTCTTGGTCCAGATGCAGG GGGTGGGGAATAACAATGATGGGACTCTGGTTCTTGGAGCCACGAACATACCATGGGTGTTGGATTCGGCCATCAGGAGGAG GTTTGAAAAGCGAATTTACATCCCCTTGCCGGAGGAAGCTGCCCGTGCCCAGATGTTCCGGTTGCATCTGGGGAGCACTCCCCACAACCTCACGGATGCAAACATCCACGAGCTGGCCAGGAAGACCGAAGGCTACTCGGGTGCGGACATCAGCATCATCGTGCGGGACTCCCTCATGCAGCCCGTGAGAAAGGTGCAGTCGGCCACACACTTCAAAAAG GTCTGTGGCCCCTCCCGCACCAACCCCAGCGTGATGATCGATGACCTCCTAACCCCATGCTCACCAGGGGACCCAGGAGCCATGGAGATGACTTGGATGGATGTCCCTGGGGACAAACTCTTAGAGCCTGTGGTTTGCATG TCGGACATGCTGCGGTCTCTGGCCACCACCCGGCCCACGGTGAATGCAGACGACCTCCTGAAAGTGAAGAAATTCTCAGAGGACTTTGGGCAGGAGAGTTAA
- the COG8 gene encoding conserved oligomeric Golgi complex subunit 8 isoform X2, whose protein sequence is MATAATSPSSATARATAAALGEVEDEGLLASLFRDRFPEAQWRERPDVGRYLRELSGSGLERLRREPERLAEERAQLLQQTRDLAFANYKTFIRGAECTERIHRLFGDVEASLGRLLDRLPSFQQSCRNFVKEAEEISSNRRMNSLTLNRHTEILEILEIPQLMDTCVRNSYYEEALELAAYVRRLERKYSSIPVIQGIVNEVRQSMQLMLSQLIQQLRTSIQLPACLRVIGYLRRMDVFTEAELRVKFLQARDAWLRSILTAIPNDDPYFHITKTIEACRVHLFDIITQYRAIFSDEDPLLPPAVGEHTVNESAIFHGWVLQKVSQFLQVLETDLYRGIGGRLDSLLGQCMYFGLSFSRVGADFRGQLAPVFQRVAISTFQKAIQETVEKFQEEMNSYTLISAPAILGTSNMPTVVPATQPGTLQPPMVLLDFPPLACFLNNILVAFNDLRLCCPVALAQDVTGALEDALAKVTKIILAFHRAEETAFSRGEQELFVQFCTVFLEDLVPYLNRCLQVLFPPAQIAQTLGIPPTQLSKYGNLGHVNIGAIQEPLAFILPKRETLFTLDDQALGPELTAPAPEPPSEEPRLDPNGEQVAWQASGWAARIIQHEMDHLQGCLFIDKMDSRTFTNVYWMEVND, encoded by the exons ATGGCTACCGCGGCGACTTCCCCATCGTCGGCCACGGCCAGGGCCACGGCAGCGGCTCTCGGCGAGGTGGAGGATGAAGGGCTCCTGGCGTCGCTGTTCCGGGACCGCTTCCCCGAGGCCCAGTGGCGCGAGCGGCCCGATGTGGGCCGCTACCTCCGGGAGTTGAGCGGCTCGGGGCTGGAGCGGCTGCGGCGCGAGCCGGAGCGCCTGGCGGAGGAGCGGGCGCAGCTGCTGCAGCAGACACGCGACTTGGCCTTCGCCAACTACAAGACCTTCATCCGCGGCGCCGAGTGCACCGAGCGCATCCACCGCCTCTTTGGCGACGTGGAGGCATCGCTCGGCCGCCTGCTCGACCGCTTGCCCAGCTTCCAGCAGAGCTGCAG GAACTTTGTGAAGGAAGCCGAGGAGATCAGCTCCAACCGTCGGATGAATAGTCTGACCCTAAACCGGCACACAGAAATTTTGGAAATACTGGAGATTCCTCAGCTCATGGACACCTGTGTCCGGAACAGTTATTATGAAGAGGCCCTGGAGCTTGCAGCCTATGTACGCCGACTGGAGAGGAAATACTCTTCCATCCCTGTCATCCAG GGCATCGTGAACGAAGTGCGCCAGTCCATGCAGCTGATGCTGAGCCAGCTGATCCAGCAACTGAGGACCAGCATCCAGCTCCCCGCCTGCCTCCGTGTCATTGGCTACCTGCGGCGCATGGATGTCTTCACTGAGGCTGAGTTGAGGGTGAAGTTTCTTCAGGCCCGAGATGCTTGGCTTCGGTCCATCCTGACTGCCATTCCTAATGATGATCCCTATTTCCATATCACAAAAACCATCGAGGCCTGCCGTGTCCATCTCTTTGATATCATCACCCAGTACCGTGCCATCTTCTCAGATGAGGACCCACTGCTGCCCCCTGCCGTGGGTGAGCACACCGTGAATGAGAGTGCCATCTTCCATGGCTGGGTGCTACAGAAAGTCTCACAGTTCCTGCAGGTGCTGGAGACCGACCTTTACCGGGGCATAGGCGGCCGCCTGGACTCTCTGCTGGGCCAGTGCATGTACTTTGGGCTGTCCTTCAGCCGGGTGGGAGCTGATTTCCGTGGTCAGTTGGCTCCTGTTTTCCAGCGGGTGGCCATCAGCACTTTCCAGAAAGCAATTCAGGAAACAGTGGAGAAATTCCAGGAAGAAATGAACTCCTACACACTCATCTCAGCTCCAGCCATCCTGGGCACCAGTAACATGCCTACTGTTGTGCCAGCCACCCAGCCAGGGACGCTGCAGCCACCCATGGTGCTCCTAGATTTCCCACCCCTCGCCTGCTTCCTCAACAATATTCTGGTCGCCTTCAATGATCTGCGCCTCTGCTGCCCTGTGGCCCTGGCGCAGGATGTGACTGGGGCCTTGGAAGATGCCCTTGCCAAG GTAACTAAAATAATCCTGGCCTTCCATCGCGCTGAAGAGACTGCCTTCAGCAGAGGGGAGCAAGAGCTCTTTGTCCAGTTCTGCACTGTCTTTCTGGAAGACCTTGTTCCGTATTTAAATCGCTGTCTCCAAGTCCTTTTTCCACCAGCTCAGATAGCACAGACTTTag GCATTCCTCCCACTCAGCTCTCCAAGTATGGAAACCTCGGGCATGTGAACATCGGCGCCATTCAAGAGCCCCTCGCCTTTATCCTGCCAAAGAGAGAGACGCTCTTCACCCTGGATGACCAGGCGCTGGGGCCTGAGCTCACAGCTCCAGCACCAGAGCCTCCCTCCGAGGAGCCAC GGCTGGACCCCAATGGAGAACAGGTGGCGTGGCAGGCGAGCGGGTGGGCAGCCCGCATCATCCAGCACGAGATGGACCACCTGCAGGGCTGCCTGTTTATTGACAAAATGGACAGCAGGACATTCACAAACGTCTATTGGATGGAGGTGAATGACTAA
- the COG8 gene encoding conserved oligomeric Golgi complex subunit 8 isoform X1, which yields MARLWGALSLGPLWAAVPWAGAAAVGTRACSSTAAPDGVECPALRRSYWRHLRCLVLGPPEPPFPHVCQVGDPVLRGVAAPVERAQLGGPELQRLTQRLVQVMRRRRCVGLSAPQLGVPLQVLALELPEALCRECPRRQRALRQMEPFPLRVFVNPSLRVLDSRLVTFPEGCESVAGFLACVPRFQAVQISGLDPNGEQVAWQASGWAARIIQHEMDHLQGCLFIDKMDSRTFTNVYWMEVND from the exons ATGGCCCGGCTGTGGGGCGCGCTGAGCCTGGGGCCGCTCTGGGCGGCAGTGCCGTGGGCAGGGGCGGCAGCCGTCGGTACCCGGGCCTGCAGCTCCACGGCCGCCCCGGACGGCGTCGAGTGCCCTGCGCTCCGGCGCTCCTACTGGCGCCACCTGAGGTGCCTGGTACTGGGTCCTCCCGAACCGCCGTTCCCGCACGTGTGCCAGGTCGGGGACCCGGTGCTGCGCGGCGTGGCGGCCCCGGTAGAGCGGGCGCAGCTGGGTGGGCCCGAGCTGCAGCGGCTGACGCAGCGGCTGGTCCAGGTGATGCGGCGGCGGCGCTGCGTGGGCCTAAGCGCGCCGCAGCTGGGGGTGCCGCTGCAGGTGCTGGCGCTGGAGCTGCCCGAGGCGCTGTGTCGCGAGTGCCCGCGGCGCCAGCGCGCGCTTCGACAGATGGAGCCCTTCCCCCTGCGCGTGTTCGTGAACCCCAGCCTGCGGGTGCTGGACAGCCGTCTGGTCACCTTCCCCGAGGGCTGCGAGAGCGTCGCCGGCTTCCTGGCCTGCGTGCCCCGCTTCCAGGCGGTGCAGATCTCAG GGCTGGACCCCAATGGAGAACAGGTGGCGTGGCAGGCGAGCGGGTGGGCAGCCCGCATCATCCAGCACGAGATGGACCACCTGCAGGGCTGCCTGTTTATTGACAAAATGGACAGCAGGACATTCACAAACGTCTATTGGATGGAGGTGAATGACTAA
- the NIP7 gene encoding 60S ribosome subunit biogenesis protein NIP7 homolog, with protein MRPLTEEETRVMFEKIAKYIGENLQLLVDRPDGTYCFRLHNDRVYYVSEKIMKLAANISGDKLVSLGTCFGKFTKTHKFRLHVTALDYLAPYAKYKVWIKPGAEQSFLYGNHVLKSGLGRITENTSQYQGVVVYSMADIPLGFGVAAKSTQDCRKVDPMAIVVFHQADVGEYVRHEETLT; from the exons ATGCGGCCTTTGACTGAAGAAGAGACCCGTGTCATGTTTGAGAAGATCGCGAAATA TATCGGGGAGAATCTTCAGCTGCTGGTGGACCGGCCCGATGGCACCTACTGTTTCCGTCTGCACAACGACCGGGTGTACTATGTGAG TGAGAAGATTATGAAGCTGGCCGCTAATATCTCCGGGGACAAGCTGGTGTCGCTGGGGACCTGCTTTGGAAAATTCACTAAAACCCACAAGTTTCGGTTGCACGTCACAGCCCTGGATTACCTTGCACCTTATGCCAAG TATAAAGTGTGGATAAAGCCTGGTGCAGAGCAGTCGTTCCTGTATGGGAACCATGTGTTGAAATCTGGTCTGGGTCGAATCACTGAAAATACTTCTCAGTaccagggcgtggtggtgtactCCATGGCAGACATCCCTTTG GGTTTTGGGGTGGCAGCAAAATCTACACAAGACTGCAGAAAAGTAGACCCCATGGCGATTGTGGTATTTCATCAGGCAGACGTTGGGGAGTATGTGCGGCATGAAGAGACGCTGACTTAA
- the TMED6 gene encoding transmembrane emp24 domain-containing protein 6 — protein MCPLLFGAGLVILNLVTPARSQKTEPLSGSGDQPLFRGADRHDFAIMIPPGGTECFWQFAHQTGYFYFSYEVQRTVGMSHDRHVAATAHNPQGFLIDTSQDVRGQINFSTQETGFYQLCLNNQHNHFGSVQVYLNFGVFYEGPETDHKQKERKQLNDTLDAIEDSTQKVQNNIFHMWRYYNFARMRKMADFFLTHSNYNYVNWWSTAQSLVIILSGILQLYFLKRLFNVPTTTDTKKPRC, from the exons ATGTGCCCCTTGCTCTTTGGGGCTGGGCTGGTCATTCTGAATCTAGTGACGCCTGCCAGGAGCCAGAAGACAGAACCTCTAAGTGGCTCTGGGGACCAGCCACTCTTCCGTGGAGCTGATCGACATGACTTTGCCATCATGATCCCTCCAGGAGGCACGGAATGCTTTTGGCAATTTGCCCACCAGACTGGATACTTCTATTTCAGTTACGAG GTTCAGCGGACGGTGGGGATGTCACATGACCGGCATGTTGCTGCCACGGCACATAACCCACAGGGATTTCTCATAGACACCTCCCAGGATGTTCGGGGCCAGATTAACTTCTCTACCCAAGAGACAG GTTTTTATCAGCTTTGTCTAAATAATCAGCATAATCACTTCGGTTCTGTGCAAGTGTACCTCAACTTTGGAGTCTTCTATGAGGGGCCTGAGACTGATcacaaacagaaggaaagaaaacaactgaACGATACTCTGGATGCAATAGAG GACAGCACACAAAAGGTGCAGAACAATATCTTTCACATGTGGCGATACTACAACTTTGCCCGGATGAGGAAAATGGCTGACTTTTTCCTTACCCATTCAAACTATAACTACGTGAACTGGTGGTCGACAGCCCAGAGCCTCGTTATTATTCTTTCTGGAATCCTGCAACTGTATTTCTTGAAGCGTCTCTTCAATGTTCCAACAACTACAGACACAAAGAAGCCAAGATGCTAA